The Oncorhynchus clarkii lewisi isolate Uvic-CL-2024 chromosome 12, UVic_Ocla_1.0, whole genome shotgun sequence genome segment TTCTATAAACTGAATATTTCTTCCTGATGATTACTTCTTATATGTCATTTTATTTACTCACAGAGCAGCTCTGGAGACTTTGACCACTCgcagcagcctcagaagaccttcctctgatctggagtatttcttcaggtcaaacacatccagctccttttctgaagtcagcaacacaaagaccagagctgaccactgtgcaggtgaCAGTTTGGCTCTAGAGAGACTTCCTGAGCTCAGGTAgctttggatctcctccactagagactggtcattcagttcattcagacagtggaacagattgatgctcctctctggagagggattctccctgatcttctccttAATGTACTTGACTGTTTCTACATGGCTCTGTGAGCTGCTTCTGGTCTTTGTCAGTAGACCTTGTAAGTacttctgattggactccagtgagaggcccagaaggaagcggaggaaaaggtccaggtttcCTGTCTCACTTTGTAAGGCTTTATCCACAGCACTCTTGTAGACAGTAACTTCAGGCTTGTCACTTGTTTGCGATTTGGCCATTAGATtctcattgttgttgatgaatgagaggaacacatatacagcagccagaaactcctgaatgctcagatgaacaaaacagtacaccttgtcctggtacagcacacattcctctttaaagagCTGTGTGCACAATCCTGAGTACACTGAGGCTTCATTGACATCAATGCCAGCCTCcttcaggtctccttcatagaaaatcagattgccattcacaagctgttgaaaagccagttttcccagtgacagaatgctctctttattccagtgtggatctgtctcttctttcccaagatacttttcattcttctgtttggtatgaaacaccacaaggtgtgtgtacatctcagtcagagtcttgggcatctcttctctcttatgtttcagcatgtgctcaaggactgttgcagaaatccaacagaagactggaatgtggcacatgatgtggaggctccttgatgtctttatgtgtgagatgattctgctggccaggtcctcatcactgaatctcttcctgaagtactcctccttctgtgggtcattgaaccctcgtacctctgtcacctgttcaacacaccctgaagggatcttattggctgctgcaggtcgggtagttatccagaggagagcagagggaagcagatttcccttgatgagatttgtcagcagaacatccactgaggttgactCTGTGACGTCACAACATatcttgttcttctggaagtctaggggcagtcggcactcatccagaccatcaaagatTAACAGAACTTTGTACTTGTCGTAGTTGGAGATTCTTGAttgtttggtttccattgagaagtgattaagaagttcaatgaaagtgtgtttgtcccctttcatcaaattcagctcccgaaaagggaatgaaaatacaaattggacatcctgatttgcttttccttcagcccagtccagaatgaacttctgcacagagactgtttttccaatgccagcgactccctttgtcagcacagttctgatacgtttgtcttgtccagttaagggtttgaagatgtcgttacatttgattgcagtctctggtcttgcttgtttcctggttgttgtctcaatctgtctcagctcatgttcgttattgacctctcctgttccaccctctgtgatgtagagctctgtgtagatcttattgagaagtgttgggtttccttgtttagcgatcccctcaaatacacattgaaacttcttctttagattagatttgagttcACGGTGACAAATCACAGCAGGCTCATCTGAATCTAGAAATAACACAGAGGATATTAATATTACATCTGTTTTAATGCCTACAGTATTGTAGGACTGTTATAAAGTTGTACATTAAAACAATGTATTATTTTAACTGCCTGtataaatgtgtaaatgttttcataatgcattacagactggtgtgactgattatattattattggtattattgatggtattattaatgttctctctctctctctaaatgaatcaccacaacacatccctgctgctacttgatgaggtcactaggtgttgtgttaaggctgctacaatatcattgagttacacagctactttagctgtactttagctacagcttttaaatgttataaaacatcattcaacatgagtcagacagatcttacatttctccagtgtgtcagcaagctccttctggttcattttcctcaggatgtgcagtgtgatcttcagagccccctcactggcactgctctcctgcttctcatcttcagcatccaccacttccttatcctgcttctgactctcaaagccttctgggagttctggactaagaatcctcttgaacatcttcagctcgttcttcacaaatgtcataattttctcttcaagcaactgaaataaataaagtaaataagtTAAGCAAGAGAATAAATGCTTTCTCATTAACACAATAATGAATGATTGACAGATCAACTTTACttgaggtaaacaaaaacaaatgcacacaacaggaccacatacactgaatatggagtccaggtctgtttgatgactctgggaagactgaccactgagaatctctgactctgatctctcctgttggtttctgtggacaaaacatgagattacatctcctcatccagggagtacacacacacacacacacacacacacacacacacacacacacacacacacacacacacacacacacacacggagggagggaatgttgtgtttgtttaatattgttttaGGACTATGAAATTGGATAAAATGATTAGCCTATGgattatgaaaacaacaacaataaatgggaaaatgggagtggagaaatgactagagacagtgttgtttaactcactgaccaggacctgtgagttcttcttacctttgttcagtagaaaagtctcCCTCTCTAAAGTTTATAGGTTTACCCATAGACTGGTtactcttcatggacacacagctgggaacAGGGGAGGCTGGTCGCTCCTGCTTGATTGGtcttcaacacaacagagacaaacattacatctctcaactactctgagctcagatggggaaacatatgaagagtttcattccaaaaagcTATATATCAATTTTCAGAAATGTGCGTAAAtgagcttttattgtttaaagaagtTATGTTTCTGTTAAGTTATGTTTTTTTGCTAAATGAGATGgcaccaatgaggagatggcacgtgggtacctgcttctataaaccaatgaggagatggcacgtgggtacctgcttctataaaccaatgaggagatgcagCGCGaactgcgtcacaaatagaactgacttctagacgctcgttggcgcgcgagAGCAGTGTGTCATTTTTAATAACGAGATTCATTTAGCGACGGGAGCGTTGTAGTCAGTCTGTCAGCCCCGCTAAAAGGCTGGTGTCGTTACTCTGCCTTCTCCGGGGGCATGTTGAGGTAAATTTACTAACCGGGAGGGTTGAATTATGTAATTTATTGGAGGGCTGGAAGACGCACTCTCGAGGTTGTTTACTCACAATATCAGATGTT includes the following:
- the LOC139421765 gene encoding NLR family CARD domain-containing protein 3-like, translating into MTFVKNELKMFKRILSPELPEGFESQKQDKEVVDAEDEKQESSASEGALKITLHILRKMNQKELADTLEKYEPAVICHRELKSNLKKKFQCVFEGIAKQGNPTLLNKIYTELYITEGGTGEVNNEHELRQIETTTRKQARPETAIKCNDIFKPLTGQDKRIRTVLTKGVAGIGKTVSVQKFILDWAEGKANQDVQFVFSFPFRELNLMKGDKHTFIELLNHFSMETKQSRISNYDKYKVLLIFDGLDECRLPLDFQKNKICCDVTESTSVDVLLTNLIKGNLLPSALLWITTRPAAANKIPSGCVEQVTEVRGFNDPQKEEYFRKRFSDEDLASRIISHIKTSRSLHIMCHIPVFCWISATVLEHMLKHKREEMPKTLTEMYTHLVVFHTKQKNEKYLGKEETDPHWNKESILSLGKLAFQQLVNGNLIFYEGDLKEAGIDVNEASVYSGLCTQLFKEECVLYQDKVYCFVHLSIQEFLAAVYVFLSFINNNENLMAKSQTSDKPEVTVYKSAVDKALQSETGNLDLFLRFLLGLSLESNQKYLQGLLTKTRSSSQSHVETVKYIKEKIRENPSPERSINLFHCLNELNDQSLVEEIQSYLSSGSLSRAKLSPAQWSALVFVLLTSEKELDVFDLKKYSRSEEGLLRLLRVVKVSRAALLSGCGVTEEGCASLVSALESNPSHLRELDLSNNDLKDSGVKLLSAGLGNPHCKLETLRLSGCRVTEEGCASLVSALRSNPSHLRELDLSNNDLKDSGVKLLSDGLGNPHCKLETLRLSGCRVTEEGCASLVSALRSNPSHLRELDLSNNDLKDSGVKLLSDGLGNPHCTLETLRLSGCRVTEEGCASLVSALRSNPSHLRELDLSNNDLKDSGVKLLSDGLGNPHCTLE